From a single Thermoanaerobaculia bacterium genomic region:
- the ribB gene encoding 3,4-dihydroxy-2-butanone-4-phosphate synthase — translation MTAKRNGKDFEAIERAIADFRAGKFVVIVDDEDRENEGDLAIAAERVTPEAINFMAREGRGLICLSLTSERCDELGLPPMVEDNTSPFGTAFTVSIEARGRVTTGISAADRAATVRVAIDPATKPADLLRPGHMFPLRAAPGGVLKRAGQTEASVDLARIAGMIPAAAICEIMNDDGTMARLSDLQRFVARHDLALITVADLIRYRMQTERLVRRIAAP, via the coding sequence GTGACCGCGAAACGCAACGGAAAGGACTTCGAGGCCATCGAGCGCGCGATCGCCGATTTCCGGGCCGGGAAGTTCGTCGTGATCGTGGACGACGAGGACCGCGAGAACGAGGGCGACCTCGCGATCGCGGCGGAGCGGGTGACCCCCGAGGCGATCAACTTCATGGCGCGCGAGGGCCGTGGTCTGATCTGCCTCTCGCTGACCTCGGAGCGGTGCGACGAGCTGGGCCTCCCGCCGATGGTCGAGGACAACACGTCGCCCTTCGGGACGGCGTTCACCGTCTCCATCGAGGCGCGCGGACGGGTCACGACCGGGATCTCGGCCGCGGATCGCGCGGCGACCGTCCGGGTGGCGATCGATCCCGCGACCAAGCCGGCCGACCTCCTGCGGCCGGGCCACATGTTCCCGCTGCGCGCGGCGCCCGGCGGCGTCCTGAAGCGGGCCGGCCAGACGGAGGCGTCGGTCGACCTCGCTCGGATCGCCGGTATGATCCCCGCGGCGGCGATCTGCGAGATCATGAACGACGACGGGACGATGGCGCGTCTTTCCGACCTCCAGCGCTTCGTCGCCCGCCACGATCTCGCGCTCATCACGGTCGCGGACCTGATCCGCTACCGGATGCAGACCGAACGCCTCGTCCGCCGGATCGCCGCGCCC